Within Anopheles nili chromosome 3, idAnoNiliSN_F5_01, whole genome shotgun sequence, the genomic segment GAAGTGTGGTGGTGGCTGGGAAGTTCCGGATCCCATTCTTTATGTCACAGGAGTGCGAACAGTTGATCCGGCACATGCTGGTAGTCGAACCCGAACGACGCTATTCGCTGAAACAGATCGCTCACCATCAGTGGCTGGCTCAGTACAACTCGATACCGATGTTGGAGGCGGGTGAGAGTGGGGTGATGCCGCACCACCTACACCAACGGGAACCGGAAAACCTGGACACAGTCGTGATGACGCACATGCTTCAATTACCCGGACTGACGGCGGATATGATCGCGCAGTCAGTGCACGAGAGCCGGTTCGATCACATCTACGCGATCTACAACCTGCTGGTGGACAAACTGCGCCAGAAGCGGAAGGAGAAGGGCCGGTTGCAGCACCATGCGAGTCTGGCGTACTCGCGGTCGCGCAAGACCAGTATTACGACGGGTGTGGTCGATCGGACCGAGGTCATCAAGAACGACTCGCTCGAACGGCTGAGTCCCCTGACGAGCGTCGGTTCGACCATACTGAACATATCATCCGGCGGGCTTGTCGGTCCGGAAGAGCTGGAGAAGTACGATCTAGACGCAGTGACAGTGGTAGCCCCATCGTCGGCAACCACAACACCAATCACCTCGCCCGGAGGAACTACCCTAAAAGCGGTGGAGCCGTCATCTTCGAGCTCGACCGGCGAACATCATCTGTTCCCGCCAAACTGCACCGCCAATGGAacggccggtggtggaggtaACACGCGCCGCCACACTGTCGGACCAGGCGATGTGGCACACGAACAGGTCCTGGTTAATCCGAACGTTGTCCCGATAAGCTTCAagatcggtggtggtggcatgcTGGAGCCGCCCAATCCACCGACACCGAACGTACCGATCAACATTCCATCGCTGCAGAACCAACCGATACACTATCTGACCATCAAGGATCAACACCTGCTGAAACCCCCTACTGTGATGGGTGCAAGTGAGTGTCTGGGGTTTGGTTTGTCCTGACACTTTCACGTGACTCAACGGATCACGACTCATGCGTTTGCcttgttcgattttcccattttagCGAGCTCATTCGGGAGACGTGCATCGGATGGTGGAGCTAACCTGCAGATCTACTATCCGTCGTCGTCTACCAACTTCCACGATCAACACCACgtacagcagcaaccgcagcaacagtctcagcagcaacagcaacagcagaccACAGACGGTACGGTTCTGGGATCGGGTGGAGGTGCACCAGCAGGGGTTGGTGGAGGCAACGGTACCGGGGGTGTTGGCGTAAACAATTCCGCTCTCGCCGTGGACCATGTGATGCTGCAGACGCCCAACAGCGAAGGAACGGATGATTCGAACGACGAAATTCAAAGGTACGTCGTGGTGAGCGAATCGGCGAGGAATTCGGCCCACCGGTATAGAGTAGCTGTTTACGAATGGGCGTACGAATTCGTGCATTTGGCGTTGAAATGGTTAACGAACCGACATTCCGGCCTCCTGTTCGGTGCAGCTTATGCACCAACGCGACTACTGTGCaggttgtttaatttttagaACATTTTATGGGTTACAAAGAGGACAAAGAACCCCCAAGAAAACAGGCCACGACAGAGTGTGTAGTCGAAGGGCACGTTGTTTCGTTTGTCAGAATGTGTATACGTCCTCGGACGAACGATGCTGTGCTTGGAAAAGAAACTCGGTCCGGTAACTCTCGCATGTCATATAGCTACTAACTTTGGTAATACGAAGCACGATGGCATTTTGTTAAACACACATTATAATCTTCCCCAAGGAAAAGGCGAATTTCCGAACCATCCCTGAATGAAGCCACCGTTTTGGGTGATGTAATTACAATGGCTCGTGCCGTGCGCGAGAACCTGCTCTAAATGGATTTAGTGTGACGGCATGGCCGTGCAGGTGTGAAGAGCACGTCACATAACGGACATGTAACTTTTGAATAGTGCCGCAGTCTTTGCTCTCGCGATTACCACACACCGGAACACAGTGGCCGGCATGCGCGGCAATGGAATCGAAGCAATCGTTAAATCTCTTTCGGATGCAAATGCCGGATGCACTGCACCACGGGGAAGCCATGGTCGCTATATAATGGAACGATTCCGCCTCACAGATAGTGTACGCTACAAAGCGGATTCCTTTGAAAACAGGGCGGAAACGGTTCCACCCATTGAAACGATCGTCACCCTGACCTGTGACTGACCGAAACCGATCTCATATCGTTTACTTTTTCTTGTAGATATATGCATGGCCGAGGTTGCACCAAACGGCACACCGTAGGATGTACGGACGATCTATCGACGGGGAATGCGTCACCGATGGAACCGCCGCAGGCCCACTCGCCGGCCCCGTCCGTGGGTAGCGGTAGTGGaacgggtggtggtggaggaggaaggACGCGCCGTACCGGTTTGCTGACCGTGATGGAACGACCGCCCGGTAAGTGATTCCGGAAGCGTCCCAGAAGCAGACGAACAGAACGCGCACACGTATGATCGATGTTAGACAGTTTGGCGAATGCTCGTGGATTCTTTCGAGTTACTTTCGTTTTGGCTTTCCCTTGCATGTCGCTAAAATATACTCGACCCTTTCTTAATACCTTCTACGGCTCTCCGATAATGTCCCGTACCGCTAGCGCAAGCAATCTGCTTTGCGTTTCGGTTCCGAACCGGTTTTCTTCCTGCTCGTACGATTCGATGTTAGGATCGAACGGTTGTACTTAGATTTGTTGCCCCATTATATGATTTGTTAGAAATATTTTTACGTACTTATTATCTCGTCcccgttttattttcttttacgtttatacaatttttcgtttccttgccttctttttcgtatctctttttcattctttttgctgttttatttgtaCATATGTGTATCTTTGAATACGTTAAATTGTGCTACAATATTTTCGTTGTTGTGAAACAATGTACACgtaaaaaacacgcacgcattcCTCCACACTTAACCTCGCACAAATTGGGTACGATTCGCAAACGCCGCGGCCCACAGTGATTAGCCCGGATCTCATACGCGAGGTTGAAGCCCGCATGAATCGCGACTATCTGCCACCATCGCTGCTGTCCTCGGGTGTTGGAGTGGCCTCTACCGGGCCGATCGAACCTGGGCCAGCTGGGTTACTACCAATAATGTCACCACCGATGCACCCGCATGTGGGCCTAGTAGCGGGAATGCTAGCTGGGGTACAATCGTCACTGGTTACAGGAGGCCCGGTATCGGCGCCACCGCCGGCCCACTTATCCCAGCCTCCACCGGTCCAATCGCAGCTTTGCAACCGCCGGTATGCCGCCAGAACCTGTAAGCTCCCGACGGTGCAGGAAATCGGTAAGTAAGAGCCCCATCTCGGAACCGGGAGCAGCACATCCTTGTGCTGCGTCTCCTAAGTCACGAGGATGCATCTTGATCTCGCCGATTAACCCGACCATTCGACTACCAACGGATCATCGAGAGGAATGGGGGCTTAcgggtggggttgggaaagGGACCAacgtcacacacacgcacatacacaaacaaacattgcTTCACGGTTCCACAGCTCCATTAACAACCAACTAATCCGTTCGCTTCACGTCACATTCGTCACCCTAGTTCACTGTTGTCATGTAGCTGGATTTGATCGTAGAACTCTCGTAGACCTTGCACTCCTTGTTGTTGTGTCGTGTTGATTTTCCTGCAGGCGTATAATGTTCGGTTTGCTTGGTTGCTTAGTGTGCCTTATACGCTTTTCCGCGTGTTGCCAATACACCGCATGGTGATTGATTCATGCATATACACATTTCTACTCATTTTTCGTTCATCACATGGTGACTTTTCCTTCGAGACCATAACTAATGGTGTATCTTTCTGTTCCCTACAGGCCGCTACAGTCCAGTACGGCGCGCATCCGAGGGTTCACGTTTAACGTCCCAATTCCAGGGTCCATTCCAGGAGTGTCAACAGTTGCAGAAGGGTCTACATGCCGCGGCGGTAGCTTCGTCACAACAGCGCAATAATCTGCTGATCACACCCAGCCCACCACTGGCGGATAACTCCGTCAGCCTGCCCGGGTCTCCGATGCACTGCAAGGCGTTTGTGGACGATCGAACCTACCCGGATATAACCGTGCCGCATGACGTGCTACTTTCGCTCGTACCGGGTCTGGAACGGTTGGTGCAAGAGAGCCGCCTACAGATCGAGGTGGCCAACAGTATCCTGAACACGCGTACGATGCCCTACGAGATCGGGCAGCAGTTAGGGTTAGTGCGTGGTGCTGGTGTCGGTGGACCCGTCGGTTGTACGCTTGATGTTGGAATGAatctgctgcagctgcagcacagTCAGAGTGTGTCCCCACTGAACACGGTGCTGCGGCAGAGTACTGGGGCGAACGCGGGTTATCCGGTTGCGGGACGTCCAACGGGCCTGACCATGGGAGGGATGCATCCGAGCTACATTACcgctggtggaggtggcgtCGGAACATTCGGTAACCCGTACGGCGGGTACACGAACCTAATGGCACCTGTGGCTGCGGTAGGAACGTCTGTGGCTGTAGCGGCTGCGGCGTCGAGTACAGGAATGTGCCATCTGTCGGGTTTGGAATACCCGGGAAGCAATAGCAACAGCGGGTGTCCATCGCCGGTGTACTACGCCAGTGGCTGTTCCTCGCCGATTCTGCCTGGACCACCGGCTTCCATCGTTAGCGGATGCAGTGGGAATTTAGGCGGTTCGAGTACTGCCGGAACATCCAGCGGAGCGGCATCGCCGATGCACCAGATTACACGTGGCATCAGCACGCTGAAcacgggtggtggtggaggaggaagtGCCTCGATGGCGGGAGGGTCGATCACACGTGGTACGTCTTCGGCGGCCGCGGCCGCAGTATCCTTTCCTTCTGTCGCCTGCAACGAACCGCTCGACCTCAGCATGGACATCGTGAACAGCGTCGAGTTGGATTTTTCCGGTCGAATCGCCGGCGGATGCTACTCCGGAGCGACCACCCCGGTCAACTACTTCGATCCGAAGAACTTCGTGCTGCTGCCACCAGTTCCGTCGCAAGCGATGCGGATCGCCGCTACTCCACCTACGTCACCCAACAATCTGTGCATCATCCAAGAGGAGCACTCCACGGTGGGCCTGCCCAGTGGTGGTCTGTCGATAGGAGGAGGAACTGGAGCCCCGTTCAAATGCCACTCGGCCAACGCCTCTCCGGAGGATCTTAGTTTTCAGCACACGCACCCGC encodes:
- the LOC128723521 gene encoding uncharacterized protein LOC128723521 yields the protein MAESFPSSVSGSMAAIKQQAQLQQTSSAMSIEKLVRVGYYELEKTIGKGNFAVVKLASNVITNSKVAIKIIDKTCLDEENLAKTFREISILKVLHHPHITRLYEVMESRNKIYLVTEHAAQGEIFDHLVANGRMKEEEAARIFSQIVAAVDYCHRKGIVHRDLKAENVLLDTEMNVKLADFGFSNTFVEGQPLRTWCGSPPYAAPEVFQGVEYDGPKSDIWSLGVVLYVLVCGALPFDGNTLHDLRSVVVAGKFRIPFFMSQECEQLIRHMLVVEPERRYSLKQIAHHQWLAQYNSIPMLEAGESGVMPHHLHQREPENLDTVVMTHMLQLPGLTADMIAQSVHESRFDHIYAIYNLLVDKLRQKRKEKGRLQHHASLAYSRSRKTSITTGVVDRTEVIKNDSLERLSPLTSVGSTILNISSGGLVGPEELEKYDLDAVTVVAPSSATTTPITSPGGTTLKAVEPSSSSSTGEHHLFPPNCTANGTAGGGGNTRRHTVGPGDVAHEQVLVNPNVVPISFKIGGGGMLEPPNPPTPNVPINIPSLQNQPIHYLTIKDQHLLKPPTVMGATSSFGRRASDGGANLQIYYPSSSTNFHDQHHVQQQPQQQSQQQQQQQTTDGTVLGSGGGAPAGVGGGNGTGGVGVNNSALAVDHVMLQTPNSEGTDDSNDEIQRYMHGRGCTKRHTVGCTDDLSTGNASPMEPPQAHSPAPSVGSGSGTGGGGGGRTRRTGLLTVMERPPVISPDLIREVEARMNRDYLPPSLLSSGVGVASTGPIEPGPAGLLPIMSPPMHPHVGLVAGMLAGVQSSLVTGGPVSAPPPAHLSQPPPVQSQLCNRRYAARTCKLPTVQEIGRYSPVRRASEGSRLTSQFQGPFQECQQLQKGLHAAAVASSQQRNNLLITPSPPLADNSVSLPGSPMHCKAFVDDRTYPDITVPHDVLLSLVPGLERLVQESRLQIEVANSILNTRTMPYEIGQQLGLVRGAGVGGPVGCTLDVGMNLLQLQHSQSVSPLNTVLRQSTGANAGYPVAGRPTGLTMGGMHPSYITAGGGGVGTFGNPYGGYTNLMAPVAAVGTSVAVAAAASSTGMCHLSGLEYPGSNSNSGCPSPVYYASGCSSPILPGPPASIVSGCSGNLGGSSTAGTSSGAASPMHQITRGISTLNTGGGGGGSASMAGGSITRGTSSAAAAAVSFPSVACNEPLDLSMDIVNSVELDFSGRIAGGCYSGATTPVNYFDPKNFVLLPPVPSQAMRIAATPPTSPNNLCIIQEEHSTVGLPSGGLSIGGGTGAPFKCHSANASPEDLSFQHTHPQICLTDVQGSEITLVALSDSSHGDSDDSLNCPTGSSATTSGLGFSGLLITEPTSDMPSITRGVGRKASLDTENCSTATTTTTTTSAKLDTSDMSESYVRRGSDKSLGFSDDSLSNDSNHSNLSPCQEPSASSSGFKSADSNSEQDGARLSPDSLGDGTKSADECYDLPLPQECSSLDSVRILEMVKRTLDSTMPPKGCVYGIAGGHGSRSSDGAHSHSDGRRSTAGGLSGVDPSTSTDASGTSRSNSVPDAGSNLSLEFSGGLQIELQVYEGRNSKDSNTSKGIKMRRISGDQYEYGKLCQQLITSLTV